One window from the genome of Oncorhynchus gorbuscha isolate QuinsamMale2020 ecotype Even-year linkage group LG14, OgorEven_v1.0, whole genome shotgun sequence encodes:
- the smo gene encoding smoothened homolog, translated as MSSRGWSSIVGGLGMLCVWAARFLVTHAVTVQRNETIFNDFCKKTTTCEVLKYNTCLGSPLPYTHTSLALAEDSSTQDEAFEKLAMWSGLRNAPRCWAVIQPLLCAVYMPKCDNGQVELPSQHLCQATRRPCSIVDQERGWPNFLKCEETDKYPMGCTNEVQKLKFNTSGHCEAPLVKTDVQASWYKDVEGCGIQCNNPLFTDEEHSDMHAYIAVFGTVTLLCTFFTLATFLADWKNSNRYPAVILFYINTCFFMGSIGWLAQFMDGARKEIVCKSDNTMRLGEPSSTETLSCVIIFSLVYYSLMSGVIWFVMLTYAWHTSFKALGTTHQPLSGKTSYFHMVTWSVPFILTVAILATAEVDGDSVSGICFVGYKNYRYRAGFVLAPIGVVLVIGGYFLIRGVMTLFSIKSNHPGLLSEKAASKINETMLRLGIFGFLAFGFVLITFGCHFYDFFNQAEWEKSFREYVLCEANVTIAHQTNKPIPECTIKNRPSLLVEKINLFSMFGTGIAMSTWVWTKATILIWKRTWCKVIGRSDDEPKRIKKSKMIAKAFSKRKELHKDPEKELSFSMHTVSHDGPVAGINFDLNGEPSNEMSSAWAQHVTKMVARRGAILPQDISVTPTGTPVPPPEERNKLWMVEAEISPEMMKRKKKRKKRKKEARPLEELAEHQGYRQREFGTSSVPRLPKLPGHRSLVANLRQHQEAEDVLPGSYPEFRPSHPLPYQERYGGALEASSSQRSRYPDLNPLSLSDLPEDLGLGPRCRPQQPPLSFWQPNGAFHYSGEVAPMAGLSGRTDHVGRSQGGQRRAEWGQIHSRTNLMEAELMDADSDF; from the exons ATGTCTTCCCGTGGATGGAGTTCCATTGTTGGTGGGTTGGGGATGCTTTGCGTTTGGGCTGCCCGCTTTCTGGTTACTCATGCGGTAACGGTACAGAGAAACGAAACCATTTTCAATGATTTCTGCAAGAAAACTACAACATGTGAAGTGCTTAAATATAATACATGTCTTGGGTCCCCACTACCGTACACGCACACGTCTCTTGCCTTGGCTGAAGACTCAAGTACCCAAGACGAAGCATTTGAGAAGTTGGCCATGTGGTCTG GTCTGAGGAACGCCCCTCGCTGCTGGGCGGTCATCCAGCCCCTGCTGTGTGCCGTCTACATGCCCAAGTGTGACAACGGGCAGGTGGAGCTTCCCAGCCAGCACCTGTGCCAGGCTACGCGTCGCCCCTGCAGCATCGTGGACCAGGAGAGGGGCTGGCCCAACTTCCTCAAGTGTGAGGAGACGGACAAGTACCCCATGGGCTGCACG AACGAGGTGCAGAAGCTGAAGTTCAACACGTCGGGACACTGCGAAGCCCCCCTGGTGAAGACAGACGTTCAGGCCAGCTGGTACAAAGATGTGGAGGGCTGCGGCATCCAGTGCAACAACCCCCTGTTCACCGACGAGGAGCACTCGGACATGCACGCCTACATCGCTGTGTTCGGCACCGTCACCCTGCTCTGCACCTTTTTCACTCTG GCCACCTTTCTGGCGGACTGGAAGAATTCAAACCGCTACCCCGCCGTCATCCTCTTCTACATCAATACCTGTTTCTTCATGGGCAGTATCGGCTGGCTGGCTCAGTTCATGGATGGAGCTCGCAAAGAGATCGTGTGTAAGAGTGACAACACCATGCGTTTAGGGGAGCCCTC gtCTACCGAGACTCTGTCGTGTGTCATCATCTTCAGCCTCGTCTACTACTCCCTGATGTCTGGGGTGATCTGGTTTGTCATGCTGACCTACGCCTGGCACACGTCCTTCAAGGCCCTGGGCACCACCCACCAGCCCCTGTCGGGCAAGACCTCATACTTCCACATGGTCACATGGTCCGTCCCCTTCATCCTCACTGTGGCTATTCTAGCAACCGCTGAG GTGGACGGAGACTCTGTCAGTGGGATCTGTTTCGTGGGCTATAAGAACTACCGCTACCGTGCTGGCTTTGTGTTGGCTCCCATTGGAGTTGTGCTTGTCATTGGTGGCTATTTCCTCATACGAG GAGTCATGACGTTGTTCTCCATCAAGAGTAACCACCCGGGTCTTCTGAGTGAGAAGGCAGCGAGCAAAATCAACGAAACAATGCTAAGACTTG GTATATTTGGGTTCCTGGCGTTTGGCTTTGTCTTAATCACGTTTGGCTGCCACTTCTATGACTTCTTCAACCAGGCTGAGTGGGAGAAGAGCTTCAGAGAATATGTGTT GTGCGAGGCCAATGTGACGATCGCTCATCAGACCAACAAGCCGATCCCAGAATGTACTATCAAGAACCGTCCCAGTCTACTGGTGGAAAAGATTAATCTGTTCTCTATGTTCGGCACGGGCATCGCCATGAGCACCTGGGTGTGGACCAAGGCCACGATCCTCATCTGGAAACGCACCTGGTGCAA GGTTATCGGCCGTAGCGACGATGAGCCCAAGAGGATAAAGAAGAGCAAGATGATAGCCAAGGCCTTCTCCAAGCGCAAGGAGCTCCACAAAGACCCGGAGAAGGAGCTGTCCTTCAGCATGCACACTGTCTCTCATGACGGGCCAGTAG CTGGCATCAACTTTGACCTGAACGGGGAGCCATCCAACGAGATGTCTTCAGCCTGGGCCCAGCATGTGACCAAGATGGTGGCCAGGAGGGGCGCCATTCTACCGCAGGACATCTCTGTCACCCCTACAGGGACACCTG TTCCACCGCCAGAGGAGAGGAACAAGCTGTGGATGGTGGAGGCGGAGATCTCCCCTGAGAtgatgaagaggaagaagaagagaaagaagaggaagaaggaggcGCGTCCTCTGGAGGAGCTGGCCGAACACCAGGGCTACCGTCAGCGAGAGTTTGGCACCAGCTCGGTGCCACGGCTACCCAAGCTGCCCGGCCACAGGAGCCTGGTGGCCAATCTGAGGCAGCACCAGGAGGCTGAGGACGTCCTTCCAGGCTCTTACCCTGAGTTTAGGCCCTCTCATCCCCTGCCCTACCAGGAGAGGTACGGAGGAGCCCTGGAGGCCTCCTCTAGCCAGAGGAGCAGgtaccctgacctcaaccccctctccctcagcGACCTGCCAGAGGACCTCGGCCTGGGGCCTCGCTGCCGCCCCCAACAACCACCCCTCTCATTCTGGCAGCCCAATGGAGCGTTCCACTACTCCGGGGAGGTGGCGCCTATGGCAGGGCTGTCTGGGAGGACAGACCACGTGGGGAGGTCGCAGGGGGGTCAAAGGAGGGCAGAGTGGGGGCAGATCCACTCTAGAACCAACCTGATGGAGGCAGAGCTTATGGATGCTGACTCTGACTTCTGA